The following are encoded in a window of Ricinus communis isolate WT05 ecotype wild-type chromosome 4, ASM1957865v1, whole genome shotgun sequence genomic DNA:
- the LOC8269498 gene encoding protein decapping 5, with translation MATENSANTASTSRSNSTADSYIGSLISLTSKSEIRYEGVLYNINTEESSIGLKNVRSFGTEGRKKDGPQIPPSDKVYEYILFRGSDIKDLQVKSSPPAQPTPTPPINNDPAIIQSHYPRPVATSASLPPAVSGSLSDIGPHNAQIGLTGSNFQGGLPLYQPGGNIGTWGASPPPPSANGNGLAMPMYWQGYYAPPNGLPHLHQQSLLRPPPGLSMPPPIQQPMQYSSYNAPLHTGAPNLPGPNLPTSNLPVPNLPTSNLPASNLPTTNLPASNLPTTNLLASNLPVPLPDIPSPLLSASTGSLNLASTSSAPSTLPATLPSTLPSVHSASLASETIPSLVPNKTPSSTLPAANLSPSLPALSPLTSSGPELNTIIPPLSNKSNAISGPTVPYQSIAQPTALVVPSNSLRTEAPTPSLVTPGQLLQSGPTTVTTLQPVQTVHKDVEVVQVSSTSSTEPSVPVVTEAQPPILPLPVPARASHKPNGAPFHSRQGYRGRERGRGTGNSHPVTKFTEDFDFMAMNEKFKKDEVWGHLGKSNKKDREDGKASDEDDSQEEDDDELNKIDTKPVYNKDDFFDTLSCNALDHDSQNGRPKFSEQLKIDTETFGDFPRYRGGRGGHGPPRGGRSRGSYHGRGYGYNNYGHGYGYGYGYGGRGRGRGMPNRSS, from the exons GGCGTTCTCTACAATATTAACACCGAGGAGTCCAGTATCGGTTTGAAAAACG TGCGGTCATTTGGAACAGAAGGGCGGAAGAAAGATGGGCCGCAAATCCCACCTAGTGACAAAGTTTATGAGTACATATTGTTTCGTGGAAGTGACATCAAG GATTTACAGGTTAAGTCTTCTCCCCCTGCTCAACCTACACCCACACCACCTATAAACAATGATCCTGCTATCATACAG TCTCACTATCCCCGCCCAGTTGCTACATCTGCAAGCTTGCCACCAGCTGTTAGTGGGTCTCTGAGTGATATTGGACCCCATAATGCACAAATAGGATTAACTGGGTCTAATTTTCAAGGTGGCTTGCCTTTATATCAACCCGGAGGGAATATAGGAACATGGGGGGCTTCACCTCCTCCACCAAGTGCAAATGGCAATGGGCTTGCTATGCCAATGTATTGGCAAGGTTATTATGCCCCTCCAAATGGGCTCCCTCATTTACACCAGCAATCTTTGCTTCGACCGCCACCTGGGCTATCAATGCCTCCTCCCATACAGCAACCAATGCAGTATTCCAGTTACAATGCACCTTTGCATACTGGAGCTCCGAACTTGCCAGGTCCAAACTTGCCAACTTCCAACCTACCAGTTCCAAACTTGCCGACTTCCAACCTACCAGCTTCAAACTTGCCGACTACCAACCTACCAGCTTCAAACTTGCCGACTACCAACCTACTAGCTTCAAACTTGCCAGTTCCCTTACCCGATATTCCATCTCCTTTGCTTTCTGCTAGTACTGGTTCCCTTAATTTAGCATCCACTTCTTCAGCACCATCAACTTTGCCTGCAACTTTACCTTCAACTTTACCCTCAGTGCATTCTGCATCTTTGGCTTCTGAAACAATACCAAGTCTGGTTCCTAATAAGACTCCTAGTTCCACACTTCCTGCAGCAAATTTAAGTCCTAGCTTGCCGGCACTATCTCCCTTGACTTCGTCTGGCCCAGAATTAAATACCATTATACCACCACTATCTAACAAGTCTAATGCAATTTCTGGTCCAACAGTGCCATATCAGAGCATTGCACAACCTACAGCCTTGGTTGTGCCGTCAAATTCTCTTCGTACAGAAGCACCCACACCTTCATTGGTAACCCCAGGCCAGCTATTGCAGTCGGGACCTACCACAGTCACTACGTTGCAACCTGTGCAAACAGTTCATAAGGATGTAGAGGTTGTTCAAGTATCATCTACATCTTCAACAGAGCCATCGGTGCCTGTTGTTACAGAAGCTCAGCCACCAATACTCCCATTGCCTGTCCCAGCTCGGGCAAGTCATAAG CCAAATGGAGCTCCATTCCATTCCCGTCAAGGTTATAGAGGGCGTgaaagaggaagaggaactgGG AATTCCCACCCTGTTACAAAATTTACTGaggattttgattttatgGCGATGAATGAGAAATTTAAGAAGGATGAGGTGTGGGGTCATCTAGGTAAGAGTAACAAAAAGGACAGAGAAGATGGTAAAGCTAGTGATGAAGATGATTcacaagaagaagatgatgatgagttAAATAAGATTGATACCAAG CCTGTTTATAACAAGGATGACTTTTTTGATACTCTCTCCTGCAATGCACTTGATCATGACTCCCAGAATGGGAGGCCTAAATTCTCTGAGCAGCTGAAAATAGACACTGAG ACTTTTGGCGACTTTCCAAGGTACAGGGGAGGTCGAGGTGGCCATGGGCCTCCACGTGGTGGCCGTTCTCGTGGATCTTATCATGGAAGGGGGTATGGCTATAATAACTATGGCCATGGTTATGGCTATGGCTATGGCTATGGCGGGAGGGGCCGAGGCAGGGGCATGCCTAATCGCTCATCTTAG